From the Desulfovibrio sp. JY genome, one window contains:
- a CDS encoding aldehyde:ferredoxin oxidoreductase, whose amino-acid sequence MYGWAGKILRVDLSNGSITTEETKKYLDYTGGLGFGYKIIFDEAPKAGPFDPENRLVFAVGPLTGTLAPGTSRPEVISISPHSFTTKSKHSLASRSNFGGYWGAELKFAGYDAIIVQGKSPKPVYININNDKVTIEDAAAVWGLDGLAAQEAIKNERKDQDIQIATIGPAGERMVRIAPIIHRLGNVARQGGFGAVMGSKNLKAIAVRGTNGVEVADKKGLIDYVKSVREFQPAPLGATPLSKGPLSWTGKHLDPKDIKHQAQRFNQTESNAPWLNKYHLKTQSCYSCPQGCYTYMKVPKMGIGAVSCTQWFYAWMGNKDEGTFQASQLVNKLGLDSFEMFPMIQFIWHLQDEKVDGKSVLRHMYDQKLVSKKNLEVLEAAHYPRDGGNLGSAGLEGMLTLMAYREDFIGDALGEGFRRAMDIISDEFTKRKMPEVAKAVMKFIKMEGIMGGVVGGNGGWGMSAHYDPRTFGYYWAVNFAMENSDPMRHSMTNLLEWTGLAFDQAMPVAIKHWGKDVAENGLNDIRRSRDIPLTWNGEKSAKACASLSQFIHYRGCIKDSMTGCDWVYPVMVSGREDRGYTGDTSVEYKLLGLVTGEKMTQDRLNEQAARTWTLQRLLTVLEWNDGKPVNMREEHDQIPDHFFAPTDTRLLPTFPPSDPPHPPLVRENFEATKTEYYKLMGWDVETGLPTRSLLKKLRMDDVLASFEAQAFQLPA is encoded by the coding sequence ATGTATGGATGGGCTGGAAAGATATTGCGGGTGGACCTGAGCAACGGTTCCATCACCACGGAAGAGACCAAGAAGTACCTGGACTACACAGGGGGCCTCGGCTTCGGCTACAAGATCATCTTTGACGAGGCGCCCAAGGCGGGCCCCTTTGACCCGGAAAACCGGCTGGTCTTCGCCGTGGGTCCCCTGACCGGCACTTTGGCGCCCGGCACCTCACGGCCGGAAGTCATCAGCATTTCGCCGCACTCCTTCACGACGAAGTCCAAGCACTCCTTGGCGTCACGGAGCAACTTCGGCGGTTACTGGGGCGCGGAGCTGAAGTTTGCGGGCTACGACGCGATCATCGTCCAGGGCAAATCCCCCAAGCCGGTCTACATCAACATCAACAACGACAAGGTGACCATCGAGGACGCCGCGGCAGTGTGGGGCCTGGACGGCCTGGCCGCCCAGGAAGCCATCAAGAACGAACGGAAGGATCAAGATATCCAGATCGCCACCATCGGTCCCGCGGGCGAAAGGATGGTCCGCATCGCGCCCATCATCCACCGCCTCGGCAACGTGGCCAGACAAGGCGGCTTCGGGGCCGTCATGGGCTCCAAGAACCTCAAGGCCATTGCCGTGCGGGGCACCAATGGCGTCGAGGTGGCGGACAAGAAGGGCCTGATCGACTACGTCAAGAGTGTCCGCGAGTTCCAGCCGGCCCCCCTGGGCGCCACCCCGCTGTCCAAAGGTCCCCTGAGTTGGACCGGGAAGCATCTGGATCCGAAAGACATCAAGCATCAGGCCCAGCGCTTCAACCAGACCGAGAGCAATGCGCCCTGGCTGAACAAATACCACCTCAAGACCCAGTCCTGTTACTCCTGTCCCCAGGGCTGCTACACGTACATGAAGGTGCCCAAGATGGGCATTGGCGCGGTGAGCTGCACCCAGTGGTTCTACGCCTGGATGGGGAACAAGGACGAGGGCACCTTCCAGGCCAGCCAACTGGTCAACAAGCTGGGGCTGGACTCTTTCGAGATGTTCCCCATGATCCAGTTCATCTGGCACCTGCAGGACGAAAAAGTGGATGGCAAAAGCGTGCTCCGGCACATGTACGACCAGAAGCTGGTCAGCAAGAAGAACCTCGAGGTCCTGGAGGCCGCCCATTACCCTCGCGATGGCGGGAACCTGGGCTCCGCCGGCCTGGAGGGCATGTTGACGTTGATGGCCTATCGTGAGGATTTCATAGGCGACGCCCTGGGCGAGGGCTTCCGCCGGGCCATGGACATCATCTCGGACGAGTTTACGAAGCGCAAGATGCCCGAGGTCGCCAAGGCGGTCATGAAGTTCATAAAAATGGAAGGCATCATGGGCGGCGTTGTCGGCGGCAACGGCGGCTGGGGCATGTCCGCCCACTACGATCCCAGGACCTTCGGCTACTACTGGGCCGTGAACTTCGCCATGGAGAACAGCGATCCCATGCGCCACTCCATGACCAACCTGCTCGAATGGACAGGACTTGCCTTTGACCAGGCCATGCCCGTGGCCATCAAGCACTGGGGGAAGGACGTCGCGGAAAACGGGCTGAACGACATCCGCCGCAGCCGCGACATCCCCCTGACCTGGAACGGCGAAAAGTCGGCCAAGGCCTGCGCCTCGCTGAGCCAGTTCATTCATTATCGGGGCTGTATCAAGGACAGCATGACGGGCTGTGACTGGGTCTATCCCGTCATGGTCAGCGGCCGCGAAGACCGGGGCTATACCGGAGACACCTCGGTGGAGTACAAGCTCCTGGGGCTTGTCACCGGCGAAAAGATGACCCAGGACAGGCTCAACGAGCAGGCCGCCAGAACCTGGACGCTGCAACGGCTCCTGACGGTCCTGGAGTGGAACGACGGCAAGCCCGTGAACATGCGCGAGGAGCACGACCAGATCCCGGACCACTTCTTCGCGCCGACGGATACCCGGCTCCTGCCCACCTTCCCCCCGTCCGACCCGCCGCACCCGCCCCTGGTTCGCGAGAACTTCGAGGCCACCAAGACAGAGTACTACAAGCTCATGGGCTGGGACGTGGAAACCGGACTGCCGACCCGCAGCCTGCTCAAGAAGCTGCGCATGGACGACGTGCTCGCCTCCTTCGAGGCCCAGGCGTTCCAGTTGCCCGCCTAG